The nucleotide window ctttttcattaattcctgtgattttttgttattatgtTGGATTAGTTTATAATATTAATTGGATTATGAATGTAATATATAGATTATTATGATACATGGATatgttatgtattatatataatatgaatataaatggATTAGATTAGGTAAAATTGctgttttaattatattggctcttccccCTATAGAcaataatatttctccagttatttagatatgattttatttgtatataaagtGTTCTGTAATTAATTATGTTTGCATAATTCTTGAGTTTCATTTGGCAGGTATActtttaggtattttattctatcaatGGTCATTTTAAATGAGTTATCTTTTACTATCCCTATAGAACTTAATTGGTGTTATATAGAATTGATGGTGACTAATTGAgttaattttatatcttgcaactttcCTAGAATTGataatttgaactcatttttagttgactctctaggattttctatcTATATGATCATATAATTAGTGAAAAGAGAtggttttattatctctttgatcaTCAAATTCcttgtgtttatttttcttctattgctATTGCTGGCATTTCTAACACAATATTAAAGGATAATTGGTAAtaatgtttcactcctgatcttctgggaagacttctaacattaccattacagataatgtttgttCATGATTTTAGGTATATGATTCTCATGTTAAGGGAAAGCTATTTATACCTATGTTTTCAAGCATTTTAAATaggaattagtgttgtattttgtcaaaagctgttcctgcatctattgatatgttcatatgatttttattattgatgGAATCAaatatgttaatagttttccttatattatacCATCCCTGAATAACTGGTGTAGATCCTGGCtggtcataatgtataatctttaactttatattatatatacaaataattgtTATAGACTTctggttaatatatatatatatatatatatatttagcagttttgcttctatattcatgAATGAAATTGGGgcacaatttttctttttctatttttcctcttcctggtttaggtgtcagcataatatttattttataaaaaaagagtttggtagaattacttttttccaattgttctaAGTAATTTAATACACttaataaatctaaaattatttaatattttaattagatggtgtttaaatatttggtaaaatttacttgtaaatctatctggtcctgatgattttttcttagggagttcattcatgacatatttaatttcatttccttaaataggtttatttccattttctatttccttttctcttagtctaagcaatttatatttgtataagtattcttcctttttatttaaattgttaaatttgttgtCATACAATTAGGCATAATAACTCTTAATAAATtactttgatttcatctttgttAGTGATAATTTCAGCCCTTTAATTTTTGATGTCAGTAATTtggttctctttcttttaaaaaattatattacccaatagtttatttatttagttttttcttcataaaactaactcttcattttattgatgaattgAATGGTTTTCATTCATTAATCTTTGTTAATCTTAACTTAAATTTttgggatttccaatttggtatttaatttggggggttaattttttttcattttctagtttttttaattgtatgccaGGTTTTTAGCAATTTAattgatataaacatttagaaatataCACCTTTTCCCCTATGATTATTGCTTTTGCCACATTTCCTgggttttggtttcttttctcattattatgattttagttaaaacaatttttatgaCTTTataacccattcattctttaagatttgGTTAGTTTAATTTGTATTCTGCATTTTCATAGCTTcttattaaaaatacattttgttgcattatgatctgaaaaagacgCATTTAACACTTATAACAATCTGTCTTGCAgttgttatataatttttacCTGTGGGTTAAaacttgagaaggagaagggagactaaggaaataggtgaatattAAAGACTCAGAAACAATCAGTTAAAAGATATGGGGAGAGGCGCTATCTCATTAATGTTTTCccttggataattaattaaaggcaaacatgagaaataataaaacacGTGGGGAGTAAGAACTCCTTGATGTctcctatagacaagagagtctgagcattaataggaagcatgggggTGACAGCGGCATGAGGAAAGATAAAGATCAGCAGGAAAAGGTTAAGACAGAGAGACTCCAAAGATCcagggaagtaagagagagagattaatgcttcttccccagtatttattagaGGTTTTAGGAATGAGGAttgggaggtgatcaatgaatacatgACATGGCATAGGTCTTAAGATTGGTTGAactgacaatgacaagatcaaagaggtggagattaacctgTAATGCGCCTTCAAAGGAATGTGGTTTGACAAGGCTGTGGCGGCTCACGAATTCTTTTGCCCTTCGGACTGTCTATAcaatgatcattaactgatctgaccatgtatctggtaaatgaatatatatgatataatatcaatacatcaatcatacttcccagatgccaacatgcctggtatgctacaacactaatgtttttcttaattaaatataaaatttccatgtcttaatatatggtcaatttttgaaAAGGTACCTTGTACCATTgagaaaatgatatatttatttgtattcacAATCTATTCTCTCCAGAtctctatcatatctaacttagCTAAGATTTTATTTTGACTTGTCAGTTCTAATTAGTTTAATCTGATTCCATACATTTTAGCTTGGGGTCCTTATGATGAATTGGGAAGATGGATGGTGGAAAGGCTCGATGCTGTGGTTGTATCGACTGAGTAAGAATGATTTACTTTATACCCTTTCTGCCATACTATGGCAGAAATCATTAAATCATACTACggcaggtcttctgactcccaattgGACTCTGTTGCCTTTCAGAAATCTTTGATAAGGATATGCCAGGCTGTAATTACTTTGTAAACAAACATTCCTCATTCAGTGAATCATCAAACATTATATTAAAGGACTTTGTGTGGTGCTAGCATAATAGATGGAAATACTGAATCAGAACACAGAATGACTCTCACATGGTGAGATGAAAATAATTCACTCAAGAGCCAATAAAGAGATTCAAAGTAATCGAGTTTTCAGGTGTGGAGCCCAGAACCCCAGAAGCCCAAGAACCATTTCCTGTCtgctatattttaaagaaaaatgtccaATCACCATCCCACCCATTAATTAGCCATCACTCCTAATCCTTCAGGCTTCATGCTCTAAAATCTTATAATGGGGAATGATGACAAAAACTCAGCTTTTAATGATCATATTTCAATGTACACTATGAAAGGAAAGTTTTCTCCTTAGAGGAATGATTTGAAGAAAGACACAGAGGAGACATATAAGTGGGTAgttcagagatgagaggtcctgggttcaaatgtggtctctgaaacttcctggctgtgtgacctttggcaagtcacttaatccctattgcctagtccttagcattcttcttccttggagccaatacatagtctTTATTTTCAAGGAGAacataaaggcttaaaaaaaagaaagaacgcCCATATTTAGTGGACTTTTAAGCAAAAAGTCCGACAGAGTATATATTGCCTTTGGTATTCATCCAGAATGCATTATTCTTCAAtaacattcaataaatgttttctccCCCAAAGCTACAGACTCTTACCCAAGTATCACTTCCCAACTCAGTTTGAAGACGTATATGATGTTTTGAGGTGGTTCTTAAGGAAGAAAGTCCTTGCTGAGTATGGTGTGGATCCCACCCGCATCTGTATTGCAGGAGACAGTGCTGGGGGGAATTTAGTCGCAGCTGTGAACCAGAAGGTACCAGGAGagatttatgtttctttttattgaatGTCCTTTTCAATGTCATGTTCATGCCACCAATTTTAAGAACTGAAACTGTAAGTAgtgattatttcttttgagaatgtTATAGGAATGATGGAATCTattgttatttaaaaatgtttcccttcctttttcctgatAGATAGTTACTTTTTTAGTTACTAAAATGATAAGGCAagggcagataggtagctcagtgggttgagagtgaggcctggagatgggaggaattgggttcaagtctgacctcagacacttcctaactgtgtgaccctgggcaagtcacttaaccctcatcacCTACCTCTCAGCAGTCTTCTGCCTTAAAGCCTTCtgctttgattctaagacagaaataagggcttcatatttttttttaagctatggCAATGCCATGTAATTGCCTTTAGAATGCTCCATCCATGCTCCATAATAAGAATGAACTTTTATCCAGAGCCACAACTAACTTCATAATAAAAAGTATTCCTCATAGTGGCAGTAGGGGAATGTAAGTGTCCTTGGCACCCCAAACCCTCACCTTTCCATACCCAAAGACCTGAACCCTGATAGAACCAGTTCCTTTGTATTTGTCTTGCCCCTAGAGGCCCTCATAAGAATGTGCTAAAATGAAAACTGACTATCCGGTATAATAAGCTTATAGAAATGTTGCTTCTCCAGACCTTACTAGAAGTGATGAGTTCTGACATACAATGGGGAGGGGGAATATCCAAGAAGAACTCAGAAAGCAAATTATTCTAAAGGCAGGGTAGACCAAGGGGCACTTCATCTGTGACTTAAAGGCATTTCATGTGTCCAAGGGCTGGAAGTTAAGAAGGAGTGACTGCCAGACAGAGAGGAGAACCTGTGTCAAGGCTTGGCAGTGGGAGATGGGATACTGTGGCACTGAGCAAGCCTTTATTCATCTTTCGATTTTAATGTCTCTATCTGTTAAATTAGATCATCTCTGTGCTCCCTGCCTTATCTAACAAGCCATGAATTCTAACTGACCGCCATATTTTGGGTTTGTTCCAGCTCCTCAATGACCCAGAAATCAAGATCAAAATCAAGATTCAATCTTTAATTTATGCTCCTCTTCAGGCCCTTGATATGGACTTACCATCTTATCAAGAAAACTCCCATATAGTCGTTGCGGGAAAAGAGCACTTGGTTGAGTTTTGGAGCAGGTATTTCACCTCAGACAAGGCATTATATGAGGCCATGGTGGCCAACCAACACACACCTGTGGAATCTAGCCATCTCTTCAAGTTTGTTAACTGGAGTACCCTGCTGCCTGAGAGGTTCAAAAAAGGACATGTGTATACCACCCCAATTCATGGACCCTCTGAGCTTGCAAAAAAGTACCCGGGATTTCTGGATGTCCGAGCATCCCCACTATTAGCTGATGATTCTACATTACGGCGTTTACCCTTGACTCATATCCTCACCTGTCAGTATGATGTCATAAGAGACGATGGCCTCATGTACGTCTCCCGCCTCAGGGCTGCAGATGTCCAGGTAGCCCATGAACATGTGGAAGATGGGTTCCATGGGATCCTGTCATTTGGTAGCAGTCTAATAAATTTTAGGGCAGGTAAAAGGGAAGTGAACAAGTATCTGAAGTGGCTAAAGGAGAATCTCTAGTGATGCTTCATCTGTTCCATTCAGCCAAGAGCCAGTCCTTCCTTTATTCAAGTCAAAGTGTTGGCCGCTGGCAGGATTTGAGTGGGTTAGGAGGGGATACCAATAGGACTAGGACATGGTTGTGGGTGCCCTGGAGATAAGCTTTGTatacaaagaagaagaagatgtgTGCTGGCATATTACTAAATCAATCATCCTAAGTGCTTTGGGGAAGGTCAAAGGATAAGAGGGTTAAATGATATGGGGATCCAGGAATGATCAGCTGAATTCCTCTCTCTACCTTGAGCATTCAGCCTTCTGCACATGCCAACCTGAgttatgaagaagaaaatggaaaatgacctTGCCAACCTTCAAACACTGTATTGTAAGATTTCAATCCACATCAATAAGTCCAAGTATTAgcttaataaagtttattaataatcatttgaagtagaaggaataaaaaggaaatagaagtagcAAAACCTAAGTATCTAACTTATCTAAAAATAAGATCACATGAGTACGTTCTCCTGCCTGGCCCAGAAGCCAGCTTCCACAGCCTTCCACaggaagagagattgagagagcaGAGCTACAGAAACCTTACATCCTCCCTATAGTCGCATGAAACATGAGAgagaacatgggaagctgggatttagagttctggggagcaaatcctaattacacaataTAAGCATCAGTGGTTATTGTTGTAGTGGtggttttatgattattatttacaacttttactttctgtcttagaaacaactctaagccagaagggcaaggactagacaaACAACGTTACTGACTTGtcttgggtcacatagctaggaagtgtttgaatcccaattgaacccaggtccccctgaATCCAGGTATGGGGCTccatccactgtgcaacctagagGCCCCTTTGGTTTTTATTATTACCAGCCCCTCCAATTAAGCAAGTCCAAAATCATTATCATTGTCCTTTGCTTTATTATTAGCCTGCTTGAACTTGCATCCTACCTGTTTTTGTGAATGCCCATAAGATTTGAAACTTCCAAATTTAATTTTGGtcttccttctcccattcctTACCACCATCCAAACAATTGCCCAGAGCTGCTGATTCCATCTCTTCCCCCAGCCCCTCCTCTTAATTTACTACCACTGCTCTAGCCAATCCTTCATTGACTTCCTACTGGATTATTGTTCTATCTTCCCCTCTACTTTTTTCTGCTtcctatctctcttctctctaatctATCCTTCATGTGCTACCcagcttattattttttaaagttcccaaaTAATGATGTACTTCTCTTTATCAAAGAGGATAACATTTTCCCATTAAGAGGAGGAaacattttttgtaaatataaaaaaaaattgcaaatttATATAGGCTTTCCAAAACAGGTTTGTATCAGTTGAGTGTCAGAACTGTGGACTGGAGAAATGTGCTAATTAAAGTGTAATCTCTGCCCTTTGGTTataactagatttgaacctcctTACTTTTCGATCACTCCTCAGTTGGCTTTCTAATTCTTCATCCATTTTGCTGCCTTCTAATCAGGCTTGTGCTAGGAAATGTTCAATAACTAACTCTTTAAATATAGCTGGCATGCTTTTAAGTTAAATCTATATATTAACATCTGTCTGGATTTTCTTAAATCTAGCAATAAAAAACAACACATCACACCCTGATTTgtaatgtttgctcatttttgaGGTGGAAATGCTTATActgaaaaatttaataattatctcTGGAATTTTGAGCTGGCATATTCCTCCTTCTATTCATGgttgactatactttcccctccTCTGTCCTTATTCTTTCTTcacatcttttctcttttgtttgttcaGTATTGCTGCTACGCAATGGCACCCAAATCTTTAGTCCAGTATAAATTTATCTCTAGAATTCCAGatctattatttctttctgcCTGCTAGAAATTTCCATTTGGGTGTGCTCTGGGCACTTCAAAGTCAATGTGTCCAAAGCTGAATTCTcattcctcccccccaccaaaaaCAGTTCCATTCTATAACTGAATCACCTTTGGCTCTTGGGACACGTTGATCTTTTACAATTAGTCACTAATAAGTGTTGCCAATTTTACTTCCAAAGCAGATCTCACATATATATCCTATTTTCTTCACTCATATGGCCACCACACTTGCTCAGATACTAATTACTTCTCACCCAAGACATTGTACTACTCTCCTAATGTTACCTTCATTTCAGTAGCCTCCCCTATGTAATCCATATTTTACAGAACTGATGAAATTATCTACTGAAGATACACCTCTCAGAgtatcactcctctgctcaaaatcCTTCATTGGTTCCCTAGTAATTTGGGACAAAATAGCTCATTCTGGCCTTTAATGCTTTCCATCATTCAGCCCTGACCTATCTTTTCTGCATTCTGCTTCGATCTTCAACATCTGGGCTCTTTGTTCTCCTTGAGCTCCCGTTTCCATGCAGTGACCCAGGTAATCCCCAGGATGTAGAATATAATCTCTCCTCATCTTTCACTGCCCActtccttgtttttcttctttgctcaGTTTCAGTTTCAAAAATTCCACAAAACCTTCTCTAATCCCCATATTTATTAGAGTACTTTTGCTGCCGAAATCACTTTGTAGTTAACTTAGATAAAACATTGTTGTATCCTGTCTTCCTCATCTAAGGAAAATGTGGGCTTGCTAAGGGCAGAGAAGTTacttaaatacaaattatttttcttcccattcaaTGGTTGTCacattgggaaaatcacttcattttctGAGCTCTGTTTCCCTCCGTCTATTAAAAGAAGAGATTGGATGTGCAGAAACCTCaaatctctttcagctctaaagttATGATATTATCATTAACTCATCCCTGAAATCCCTTCTAGTTATATATCAGGTACTCAAATTCAGGACCTCTCACTCCAAGTCTAGGACCATCTTCACTGTACTCTACTATTATTTTATGAGAAGATTTATTTCTGATATTTGTGCTTCTTTGCACTCTGCAGTGGCTCATTAGCAATCCCTTCTTCTATAATCATACACAAATATCAGTTAAAGTCctataatatttaacaaccaaTTGCTGGtttccatagtttaaagctttgaGTATGTAATTTTATTAGAACTAATAGGTACTGTAATCTTATccttcaaaatcaaaatattaattcCATATACACAACtttaaaaaggtaggaaaaatcaAATTCtaattaggaagaaagaaaagaaaagaaaaaagaaaataatattacaCATTCCATTAAACAATGAGTCAGCCAAAACATAGGCATAACAAAAGGATATATTACTCAAAAGTGAAAGCTATTTCTTATATAACTTGATCATGATCTATAGTGTTAGTGCATGTAATTTTTTTCACCTGGTAAAAGCTGTCTTGAGTGGGAACTTCCTTTAGGGAAAAAATGTCTGTACTGGAGTTGTCTATGGTGTCTGGTGCTTGCTTTGTTGTCTGAGTGGAGATAGAGCACAAGACTGTGGtttgttgggggagggaagggggagaaagttAGAGATGAACTGGAAAGGGGGGGGAGACTgaacagagggagagatagaTGGTGGGAGGGTAAAGagatgggagaggaggggaggagatggGCAGGATGGAAGTAAAGTGGCAGAGAAAGAGGTGGGCAGGAGGAAAAAATagctccttcccccttccctagcATCAACAATCTGGCATCCCCTGAATATAGCCTAAATATCTGGTTTCAGCATAGGTTACGCATCTGACTTCAGCCTAAATGTCCCTAGTGTTCCCAAAGTTCCCTGGTGTCAGCTGGAATGTCAACATGCAACATTGCTATGGAGGGAGTAGCTAGTTGAATTTAGAAAGGGGAATGTGGAAAGGGAAGCTTCTTGGGTTTCTGGAATGGAGATGGTCAGCAAAATGGAATCTCTATATTAATCTTTACTTTGAAGCAATCtacctctattctctctctctctctctctctctctctctctctctctctctctctctctctctctctctctctctcatattttccccttctttctgatTAATAAAATAGTGAAAATCAATGGGCAGTCTctccattttttaatctttacactgatCAGATGAAATCCAGAGGGTTTTGTTCATTTCTGGGTACCATATTGTATCAAGGACACAGATAAAGAGAACAGTATCCCAAGAATGATGACCAGAACATGGATGGGCAATTGACCCTTTGTTATATGGGAATCACTTGGAAGAAATGGGAATGCctatcctggagaagagaagatttagtgAACATGAATAAAACATGATAGCTTTATTTAGGCATTTGAAGGATTGTTCCCATGGTGAGAAAATTTGTTCATAACATTTGGCCTCAGGGGAGAGAACTAGAAGCAATAAATGGAAGCTTTAGAGGCCAATTTAGATGACAAAAAATTCCTATTAATTGAAACTATCCAAAAGTTGTATGGACTCCAAGAGCCTTccagcaggggcagctaggtagaacagtggatagagtgctaagtctggagtcaggagaacctgggtttgaatctggcctcagaaacttctgaGCTGTGCAGCCCTGAGGAAGCCATTTAATCCCTTTTGCCTAGAGGGTTTTTTTAAGTCTTCCAACAAAGACTGGAGTACCACATGGTTGAAAGGATTTTTGTCCTAGTATAGATTGGGCTGGATAAGATTTTGTGACTATGTGTACCCTTTACCCTGATTAGTTCTAAAAGTTTACTGTCTTGGTTTATAACATCTTGGCACCTAAAAATATTAGGCAAACAATTTTCTGATTAAGATAAAGTCAGAAGACTCAGAAACAAATCCTTTATTCTAGAGCCTTGATAGAGCCTaatctctgtgactctgggcaagtctttcaACCAATCTAAACCATACtccttcattggtaaaatgatggTGCTAGACATACAACCAATCCCTTCCAGATTGAAAATTTATGTTCCATTGGTTTTATGAAGTGGGAAATTATAATCATAGATCCAAAGCTAGATGGGTCCCCCAAGTCTCCAATTTTACATATTTGGAAATAGGGAAGAGAGGTTCAGTCATTTTGTCTATAGTTAACCAGATTATAAATATCTGACATGAGACATGATCTTCCAAATTCAGTGGTATCTCCTCCCACTTTCTATATACTGCCTCTAGTGATTCTTAGTTGTGTCATCTGTGAAATATGGTCCTTATCTCAGagtcattgtgaagatcaaataaagtaGTTTATTTAATTCACTGTGTCAACCTtgaagagctatataaatgttattatgatTAGCATTATATCTGGAGGAAAATTGGTGTAGTAGAAATTTTATAGCTCTAAAATTAGttatatgggttcaaatccttccttggaTATTTACTACCCATATGg belongs to Monodelphis domestica isolate mMonDom1 chromosome 8, mMonDom1.pri, whole genome shotgun sequence and includes:
- the LOC100020912 gene encoding arylacetamide deacetylase; this encodes MWKKSLCLLIPCVLIAYYCYAPIPHEIEQHWELMMIWSFMRIQMHIAPLLEMLGFGPFPLLEILVVPPISDENVTVTDNLFNNVSVRVFVPKQKSSTPRRAVFYIHGGGWVTGSAAWGPYDELGRWMVERLDAVVVSTDYRLLPKYHFPTQFEDVYDVLRWFLRKKVLAEYGVDPTRICIAGDSAGGNLVAAVNQKLLNDPEIKIKIKIQSLIYAPLQALDMDLPSYQENSHIVVAGKEHLVEFWSRYFTSDKALYEAMVANQHTPVESSHLFKFVNWSTLLPERFKKGHVYTTPIHGPSELAKKYPGFLDVRASPLLADDSTLRRLPLTHILTCQYDVIRDDGLMYVSRLRAADVQVAHEHVEDGFHGILSFGSSLINFRAGKREVNKYLKWLKENL